A window of the Lolium perenne isolate Kyuss_39 chromosome 7, Kyuss_2.0, whole genome shotgun sequence genome harbors these coding sequences:
- the LOC127313571 gene encoding PI-PLC X domain-containing protein At5g67130, with translation MATALRLLAFALLLLVAAAAAAAQEGAECASSANCGPRMHCAACGDGGAGICARASPVDPLTHGTGLPFNNYSWLTTHNSFAITGAVSLAGTNAISPNQEDTVTAQLKNGVRGLMLDTYDFNNDVWLCHSFGGNCYNFTAYQPAINVFKEIQTFLAANPSEVITVFLEDYTVAGSLPKVFNASGLMKYWFPVAKMPKSGGNWPLLKDMISKNERLIVFTSKKAKEASDQIAFEWSYVVESQYGTEGMVEGTCPNRAESPAMNSKSQSLVLMNFFTTDPSQTGVCGNNSAPLVSMLKSCHDLSGNRWPNYIAVDFYMRSDGGGAPLATDVANGHLVCGCDNIAYCKENSTFGTCVVPPSPPPSPRKAPAKGGSTGGDSSAAIARFPHFQWSCFFGLTSLALLFLS, from the exons ATGGCCACCGCGCTCCGCCTGCTCGCCTTCGCGCTGCTCCTCCTCGTCgccgcggcggccgccgccgcgcaGGAAGGCGCCGAGTGCGCCTCCTCCGCCAACTGCGGCCCGAGGATGCACTGCGCCGCctgcggcgacggcggcgccggCATCTGCGCGCGCGCCTCCCCCGTCGACCCCCTCACGCAC GGCACCGGCCTCCCGTTCAACAACTACTCCTGGCTCACCACGCACAACTCCTTCGCCATCACCGGCGCCGTCTCCCTCGCCGGCACCAACGCCATCTCCCCCAACCAGGAGGACACCGTCACCGCGCAGCTCAAG AATGGTGTTAGGGGCCTGATGCTTGACACTTACGATTTCAACAATGATGTCTGGCTATGCCACTCATTTGGTGGGAACTGCTACAATTTTACAGCATAT CAACCTGCCATCAATGTCTTCAAAGAAATCCAGACGTTCCTTGCAGCGAACCCTTCGGAAGTAATTACAGTTTTTCTGGAAGACTACACTGTTGCAGGTTCCCTGCCAAAAGTATTCAATGCTTCGGGCCTCATGAAGTATTGGTTCCCGGTGGCAAAGATGCCAAAGAGCGGCGGCAACTGGCCTTTGCTCAAGGACATGATTAGCAAGAATGAGCGTCTGATAGTCTTCACATCAAAGAAAGCCAAAGAAGCAAGCGACCAGATTGCGTTCGAGTGGAGCTATGTTGTAGAAAGCCAAT ATGGCACTGAGGGTATGGTAGAGGGTACATGCCCAAATCGCGCAGAGTCTCCTGCCATGAATTCCAAGAGCCAGTCGCTTGTTCTGATGAACTTCTTCACAACAGACCCGAGTCAAACTGGGGTTTGCGGGAACAATTCAGCACCACTTGTTAGCATGTTAAAAAGCTGCCACGATCTTTCAGGCAATCGGTGGCCCAACTACATCGCTGTTGATTTCTACATG AGGAGCGACGGTGGGGGAGCTCCCTTGGCTACTGACGTGGCTAATGGCCATCTAGTATGTGGTTGTGACAACATTGCTTACTGCAAG GAAAATTCAACATTCGGAACCTGTGTGGTACCTCCATCCCCACCGCCATCGCCACGCAAGGCGCCAGCCAAGGGTGGAAGCACAGGTGGTGATTCCAGTGCGGCAATTGCTCGGTTTCCGCACTTCCAGTGGAGCTGCTTCTTCGGACTGACATCCCTGGCTCTGCTCTTTCTTTCGTAA
- the LOC127313573 gene encoding protein S-acyltransferase 8 produces MAKPLKVYQVWKGNNIIWCGGRLIFGPDAKATLLSFALIATPVVVFCVFVAKHLIHIFPAYNAGYAILVVTVALTVHVLLLLFLTSSQDPGIVPRNSHPPVEEFSHDASAPHTLQFPRIKEIMVNGVPVRVKYCETCMLYRPPRCSHCSKCDNCVERFDHHCPWVGQCIGQRNYRYFFWFVASAAVLCFYVFSMCALYISLLMNKGHHSVVEAIKISPASVAVMAYCFICFWFVGGLTGFHSYLIANNKTTYENLKYKYSNQPNAFNLGCMHNCFEVLCTKRKPSRINLRAIVQEEHVASQPRFSRSSALEDETPHRPRAKVEDDLEMGLDILKTTRRRSDELSDEEFGTGSNGATYHTTGCTPDSDNEIPVIRTMTESSSEARVLDISVGNAACPSSPVQK; encoded by the exons atggcCAAGCCGCTGAAGGTCTACCAAGTCTGGAAAGGCAACAAC ATAATCTGGTGTGGTGGAAGGTTGATCTTTGGACCAGATGCCAAGGCCACTCTACTATCTTTCGCGCTGATCGCGACCCCTGTTGTTGTCTTTTGCGTCTTTGTGGCCAAACATCTCATACACATATTTCCTGCATATAATGCAGGGTATGCAATTCTGGTTGTTACTGTAGCCCTGACAGTTCAT GTACTGTTACTGCTCTTCTTGACCTCATCTCAAGATCCAGGTATTGTACCACGGAATTCACATCCACCTGTGGAGGAGTTCTCTCATGACGCTTCAGCTCCTCATACTCTTCAGTTCCCTCGGATAAAAGAGATTATGGTCAATGGTGTGCCTGTGAGAGTAAAATATTGTGAAACTTGCATGTTATATCGGCCTCCTCGCTGCTCCCACTGTTCGAAATGTGATAATTGTGTCGAGCGGTTTGATCACCACTGCCCTTGGGTTGGTCAATGTATTGGACAG CGCAATTACCGCTACTTCTTCTGGTTTGTTGCTTCCGCAGCAGTCCTGTGTTTCTATGTATTTTCAATGTGTGCATTGTACATCAGTCTTCTCATGAATAAGGGCCATCATTCAGTAGTGGAGGCAATTAAAATATCTCCAGCATCAGTGGCAGTCATGGCGTATTGTTTCATTTGTTTCTGGTTCGTTGGTGGTCTCACCGGATTTCACTCATACCTCATTGCAAATAATAAG ACAACATATGAGAATCTCAAGTACAAATACAGCAACCAACCCAACGCGTTCAACCTTGGCTGCATGCACAATTGTTTTGAGGTTCTCTGCACGAAAAGGAAGCCTTCTAGGATCAACCTGAGAGCCATTGTTCAAGAGGAACACGTGGCATCCCAGCCACGGTTCAGCCGCTCTAGTGCACTGGAAGATGAGACGCCCCATCGTCCACGAGCCAAAGTGGAGGATGATCTTGAGATGGGACTTGACATCCTGAAGACCACACGGCGCCGGTCAGATGAATTGAGTGATGAAGAGTTCGGAACTGGAAGCAATGGTGCGACATACCACACAACTGGCTGCACGCCTGATTCAGATAATGAGATTCCTGTTATCAGAACTATGACTGAGAGCTCAAGTGAAGCTAGGGTCCTGGACATTTCAGTTGGCAATGCTGCATGCCCCTCATCTCCTGTGCAGAAATAG
- the LOC127313570 gene encoding tubby-like F-box protein 12, with protein MSFRSIVRDVRESFGSLSRRGFEVRISGLPGLSGHHRGKSVGSLSALHDRAAIVDQNGWAGLPPELLRDVMKRLEEGESTWPSRKDVVASAAACKAWREICKDIVQSPEFCGKLTFPLSLKQPGPRDGLIQCFIKRDKSTLTYYLYLCLSPAVLSENGKFLLAAKRNRRTTYTEYVISVDSKNISRSSNGYVGKMRSNFLGTKFIVYDTQPPYNAGSLASCQRASRRISSRRVSPKVPTGSYPVAQVNYELNVLGTRGPRRMQCTMHSIPASALEPEGVVPGQPKQLLPGPFDESFRSTYPSSRFSITDFSSSRFSEVSGVVQPDEEGGEAKERPLVLCNKVPRWHEQLQCWCLNFRGRVTVASVKNFQLTAAPQPAAVPSESSQPPHQQQAQPSSSSSSSSDHEKVILQFGKVTKDMFTMDYRYPLSAFQAFAICLTSFDTKLACE; from the exons ATGTCTTTCCGCAGCATAGTCCGTGATGTTAGGGAGAGCTTTGGAAGCTTATCAAGGCGGGGATTTGAGGTGAGGATTTCGGGTCTCCCTGGTCTTTCCGGCCATCATAGAGGGAAGTCTGTTGGATCTCTGAGTGCGCTGCACGACCGAGCTGCAATAGTTGATCAAAATGGATGGGCTGGTCTACCTCCTGAACTACTCCGCGATGTAATGAAAAGACTGGAGGAAGGCGAGAGCACTTGGCCGTCCCGCAAAGATGTTGTTGCTTCTGCAGCTGCCTGCAAGGCATGGAGAGAGATCTGTAAAGATATAGTGCAGAGCCCAGAGTTCTGTGGGAAACTCACGTTTCCATTGTCTCTTAAACAG CCAGGACCTCGAGATGGATTAATCCAGTGCTTTATAAAAAGGGACAAATCAACATTAACCTATTATCTCTACTTGTGTCTTAGCCCTG CCGTGCTTAGTGAGAATGGGAAGTTCCTGCTAGCAGCTAAGAGGAATCGACGGACAACATATACCGAATATGTAATTTCTGTGGATTCTAAAAATATCTCGCGATCAAGTAACGGCTATGTTGGAAAAATGAG GTCAAATTTTCTTGGCACAAAATTCATCGTTTACGACACTCAGCCGCCATACAATGCTGGGAGCCTTGCCTCATGCCAACGTGCAAGCCGTCGAATCTCTTCTAGAAGGGTTTCACCAAAGGTACCCACTGGTAGCTACCCAGTTGCCCAGGTGAACTATGAGCTAAATGTGCTCGGCACAAGGGGGCCGAGGCGTATGCAGTGCACGATGCATTCCATCCCAGCATCTGCACTAGAGCCGGAAGGTGTGGTACCTGGCCAACCCAAGCAACTCCTTCCTGGTCCATTTGATGAGTCTTTTCGCAGCACATACCCCTCCTCCAGGTTCTCTATTACAGACTTCAGCAGCTCTCGCTTCTCAGAAGTAAGTGGAGTGGTGCAGCCAGACGAGGAGGGTGGGGAGGCTAAGGAGAGGCCTTTAGTTCTCTGCAACAAAGTGCCAAGATGGCATGAGCAGCTGCAGTGTTGGTGCCTCAACTTCCGAGGTCGGGTGACCGTGGCCTCAGTGAAGAACTTCCAGTTGACAGCCGCACCACAACCAGCTGCCGTGCCGTCTGAATCTTCACAGCCGCCCCACCAGCAGCAAGCCCAGCCTTCGAGTTCCTCATCCTCGTCATCCGATCACGAGAAGGTGATTCTGCAGTTTGGTAAGGTTACGAAGGACATGTTCACCATGGACTACCGGTACCCACTCTCGGCGTTCCAGGCGTTCGCCATCTGCTTGACCAGTTTCGACACCAAGCTGGCTTGTGAATAG